The Mechercharimyces sp. CAU 1602 genome includes a region encoding these proteins:
- the speD gene encoding adenosylmethionine decarboxylase, with protein MEFSTFGRHVALDAWGVDFDLLNDASLLEQHMRVAANKCGATVMSAQSKQFDPQGATVLLLLSESHISIHTYPERGFAALDCYTCGTEVDPAIAIQYMVDMLNPQQVFHKSMQRGQGPIKMVQPDLEHQTNRMVELA; from the coding sequence ATGGAATTTTCCACTTTCGGACGGCATGTGGCCCTGGATGCATGGGGCGTCGACTTTGATCTGCTCAACGATGCCTCGCTATTAGAGCAGCATATGAGAGTGGCGGCTAACAAGTGTGGAGCGACAGTGATGTCTGCTCAATCGAAGCAATTTGATCCTCAAGGAGCAACGGTTTTGCTCCTGTTGTCGGAGAGTCATATCTCCATCCACACTTATCCGGAGCGCGGATTTGCGGCATTGGATTGCTACACCTGTGGTACGGAGGTGGATCCAGCTATTGCGATTCAATACATGGTTGATATGCTGAATCCACAGCAAGTTTTTCACAAGAGTATGCAACGTGGTCAGGGTCCGATCAAGATGGTCCAACCAGATTTGGAACACCAGACAAACCGTATGGTTGAATTAGCATAA
- a CDS encoding M14 family zinc carboxypeptidase, translated as MRKIRGLIAMMLLLSLLGLPLFSSNLLAENTTTATTEVKEAPDERKIYRIEGVSTREQRTEIIRTGASIEEVGKDYVIVIAQPTEIKALKASKFSVKELQSTMDFPPSDSGFHNYEEMVSEIEDAARDHGNIVEKFSIGQSYEGRELWMVKISDNPGQDEDEPELLYTGMHHAREHLTVEMTLYLLDLYTNNYGSDSQITDLVNSREIYILFALNPDGAEYDVRDGNYKYWRKNRQPNSGSSYVGTDLNRNYSYKWGCCGGSSGSPSSDTYRGSSPFSAPETAALRDFVQSREIDGEQQIKSLISFHTYSELILYPYGYTYDELPSDMNPDDYAVFEEMANSMADTNGYTPQQSSDLYVTDGEMTDWAYGEHGIFAFTFEMYPTSRFPGFYPDDEVIAEETARNREAVLYFTEQADCPYRTIGKEGQYCGDDGGGDNETVFADDFESNKGWTPNPDGDDTATTGKWERANPESTSYRGAKQLGTTKSGNYDLVTGASAGSSVGSNDIDGGETSILSPEISLPTDGTLSLSFAYYFSYYSNASSDDYFRIKLIDGNNQTTLFEERGASSNRDASWSTRDLDLSAYAGKTIRLQIEAADAGSASLVEAGFDDLLIEKR; from the coding sequence TTGCGTAAAATTAGAGGGTTGATTGCGATGATGCTCCTTTTATCACTCCTTGGCCTACCCTTATTCAGCAGTAATTTGCTAGCTGAAAATACCACCACAGCAACAACAGAAGTAAAAGAGGCACCCGATGAGCGAAAGATATATCGCATAGAAGGAGTAAGCACACGTGAACAGCGAACGGAAATCATTCGAACAGGTGCTTCCATTGAAGAAGTGGGCAAAGATTATGTGATCGTCATTGCCCAACCAACCGAAATAAAAGCATTGAAAGCATCAAAATTCTCTGTCAAAGAACTGCAGAGCACGATGGACTTCCCTCCCTCCGATTCTGGGTTCCATAACTATGAAGAAATGGTGAGCGAGATTGAAGATGCCGCTCGTGACCACGGTAACATCGTTGAGAAATTTAGCATCGGACAATCGTACGAAGGGCGCGAATTGTGGATGGTAAAAATCAGCGACAACCCAGGTCAGGATGAAGATGAGCCTGAGTTATTGTACACCGGTATGCATCATGCCCGTGAGCACCTCACCGTAGAGATGACCCTCTACTTACTAGATCTTTATACCAACAACTATGGCTCCGATTCGCAGATTACCGATTTGGTCAACTCTCGCGAAATTTACATCCTATTTGCGCTCAACCCCGATGGAGCTGAATACGATGTCAGAGATGGTAACTACAAGTATTGGCGTAAGAACCGTCAACCTAATTCCGGCTCTTCTTATGTCGGAACTGACCTTAATCGCAATTACAGCTATAAATGGGGTTGCTGTGGAGGATCCAGCGGAAGTCCCTCCAGCGACACCTATCGTGGATCTAGTCCCTTCTCTGCCCCAGAGACAGCTGCTTTACGCGATTTCGTTCAGTCCCGTGAGATCGACGGAGAACAACAGATCAAGTCGCTTATCTCTTTTCACACCTACAGTGAGCTCATTCTTTATCCCTATGGTTACACATACGATGAATTGCCAAGCGATATGAATCCGGACGACTATGCTGTTTTTGAAGAAATGGCAAACTCGATGGCAGATACCAACGGCTATACACCGCAACAAAGTAGTGACCTCTACGTAACAGATGGTGAGATGACCGACTGGGCATACGGTGAGCATGGCATCTTTGCCTTCACTTTTGAAATGTACCCCACATCAAGATTCCCAGGCTTTTATCCTGATGACGAAGTGATCGCAGAAGAAACGGCACGCAACCGTGAAGCCGTTCTCTACTTCACAGAACAAGCAGATTGTCCATACCGTACCATCGGTAAGGAAGGGCAATACTGTGGAGATGATGGTGGCGGAGATAACGAAACCGTCTTCGCTGATGACTTTGAGTCAAATAAGGGCTGGACCCCTAACCCAGATGGAGATGATACTGCCACTACAGGCAAGTGGGAGCGTGCCAATCCCGAATCGACCAGCTATCGAGGTGCAAAACAGCTCGGCACCACCAAAAGCGGAAATTATGATTTGGTTACTGGAGCTTCAGCTGGTTCCTCTGTAGGAAGCAATGATATCGATGGGGGCGAAACATCCATCCTTTCCCCAGAGATATCCTTGCCAACAGACGGAACACTCAGCCTCTCCTTCGCTTACTATTTTAGTTATTACAGCAATGCCTCCAGCGACGATTACTTCCGTATCAAGCTGATTGATGGCAACAATCAGACGACCCTCTTCGAAGAACGAGGTGCGTCTTCTAATCGAGATGCCTCCTGGTCTACTCGCGACTTAGATCTATCCGCCTACGCTGGAAAAACCATTCGACTTCAGATTGAAGCTGCCGATGCCGGTAGCGCCAGTCTCGTAGAGGCTGGATTTGATGATCTGCTCATCGAAAAAAGATAA
- a CDS encoding C40 family peptidase, whose amino-acid sequence MRKKVGMMTGAAVACSMALPQVVDASEQLHTVAKNETLYGIASKYNLSVEELMEQNQKETTLIFPGDQLFIAAGTNEGEQAKSALDQEKNTIWKLAREHHFSLNHLLEMNPHMESVNLIYVGHAVNLIPKPKADPVDSVNQKEGTTLASSTSAKQVEDKKSSTPSISKEKKDGKSDTGEWQTKAQQLVSFAKGYIGVPYRYGANGPSAFDCSGFTQYVYREFGISLPRSSSQQKSVGSYVARDQLRVGDLLYFGKGISHVGIYIGDGKMISAENYGTNVRIASVASGYWADHYVSGRRLIQ is encoded by the coding sequence TTGCGAAAGAAAGTAGGGATGATGACGGGAGCGGCTGTAGCTTGCAGTATGGCACTACCGCAAGTGGTGGATGCTAGTGAGCAGCTACACACGGTTGCAAAGAATGAAACGTTATATGGCATTGCCAGTAAGTATAATCTCTCCGTTGAAGAGTTGATGGAGCAGAATCAGAAAGAGACGACGTTGATCTTTCCAGGTGATCAACTTTTCATTGCTGCAGGAACAAATGAAGGAGAGCAAGCAAAGAGTGCGCTCGATCAGGAGAAAAATACAATATGGAAATTAGCGCGTGAGCACCATTTTAGTTTGAATCATCTGTTAGAGATGAATCCACATATGGAAAGTGTAAACCTTATCTATGTCGGTCATGCTGTTAATTTGATTCCTAAACCGAAAGCAGATCCAGTAGATTCGGTCAATCAAAAAGAGGGTACCACCTTAGCTTCTTCTACATCAGCAAAGCAAGTGGAAGATAAGAAGAGTTCAACTCCTTCCATTTCAAAGGAAAAGAAAGATGGCAAGAGCGATACGGGTGAATGGCAAACGAAGGCACAGCAGTTGGTCTCCTTTGCGAAAGGGTATATTGGAGTGCCGTATCGTTATGGTGCAAACGGCCCGTCTGCTTTTGACTGTTCAGGATTTACGCAATACGTTTATCGCGAATTTGGAATTTCACTTCCCCGTTCGTCTTCGCAACAAAAAAGCGTTGGTAGCTATGTTGCGCGGGATCAGCTCCGTGTGGGTGACCTTCTCTACTTTGGCAAGGGTATCTCACATGTGGGTATATATATTGGCGATGGAAAGATGATTTCTGCGGAGAATTACGGTACCAATGTGCGCATTGCAAGTGTTGCTAGTGGGTATTGGGCAGACCATTATGTGAGTGGTCGTCGCCTCATTCAATAG
- the fabI gene encoding enoyl-ACP reductase FabI gives MLQLEGKRFLIMGVANKRSIAWAIAKALHRAGAQLAFSYQGERLEKYVRRLVDEEIPGAPCIECDVTSDEQLTTAFAEMKELWGTLDGVIHSIAFARNEDLEGSFLNTSRAGYALAQDISAYSLIAVARAAKPLMVEGGSLITMTYLGAERVIPNYKVMGIAKAALETNVRYLAEDLGKDNIRVNAISAGPIRTLAARGVKDFNSILKMMEEKAPLRRVTDVEEVADTALFLASSLSRGITGEVIHVDNGFNLIG, from the coding sequence ATGTTGCAGTTAGAAGGAAAGCGCTTTCTTATTATGGGCGTAGCGAACAAACGGAGTATCGCTTGGGCAATTGCTAAAGCTCTTCATCGGGCGGGAGCACAACTCGCTTTCTCCTATCAGGGAGAGCGATTAGAGAAGTATGTGCGCCGCTTGGTGGATGAAGAGATTCCAGGAGCTCCTTGTATTGAGTGTGATGTAACGTCGGATGAACAATTGACGACAGCTTTTGCCGAGATGAAGGAATTGTGGGGTACGCTCGATGGTGTTATTCATAGCATTGCCTTCGCACGCAACGAGGATTTGGAAGGCAGCTTTCTTAACACTTCTCGAGCAGGCTATGCGTTGGCACAGGATATTAGTGCATATTCCCTTATTGCAGTCGCACGTGCGGCCAAACCGTTAATGGTGGAGGGTGGAAGCCTGATTACGATGACCTACCTCGGCGCCGAACGTGTTATCCCCAATTACAAAGTGATGGGTATAGCGAAGGCGGCATTGGAAACCAATGTCCGTTATTTAGCCGAAGATCTTGGGAAAGATAATATTCGTGTCAATGCGATCTCAGCAGGACCGATTCGTACTCTGGCTGCACGTGGGGTGAAAGATTTTAACAGCATCCTAAAAATGATGGAAGAAAAGGCGCCTTTGCGCAGGGTAACAGATGTGGAAGAAGTTGCAGATACTGCTCTCTTCCTCGCAAGCTCGTTGTCGCGGGGGATTACTGGTGAAGTGATTCATGTGGATAATGGCTTCAACCTGATTGGATAA
- a CDS encoding response regulator transcription factor encodes MNQRTVLVVDDDKDIVRLITETLQYEQFTVIAAYSGQETLEKLRQHPEISFLILDIMMPGIDGLEVCRRVRAEKSIPILLLSARDREMDKVIGLEIGADDYMTKPFSVQELAARVKAHFRKSDRMRHHIYQHQGQVGGNLLRVSRLVISEHTYEAFLDGEKLDLSTKEFQILHYLVRHANQVLTREQVYANVWGDELGDVHTVTVHIKNLRKKLGNKQNYIKTVWGVGYKFIDDGGHL; translated from the coding sequence ATGAATCAAAGAACAGTACTAGTGGTAGATGATGATAAAGATATTGTACGGCTTATTACAGAGACGTTACAGTATGAACAATTTACAGTGATTGCGGCGTATTCGGGACAAGAGACATTGGAGAAATTGAGACAACATCCAGAGATTTCATTCTTAATTTTAGATATTATGATGCCTGGAATCGATGGGTTAGAGGTGTGTCGGCGGGTGCGGGCGGAGAAGAGTATCCCTATTCTGCTCTTAAGTGCACGTGATCGCGAGATGGATAAAGTGATAGGGCTGGAAATTGGTGCAGATGATTATATGACGAAACCGTTTAGTGTACAAGAGTTAGCCGCACGAGTAAAGGCGCATTTCCGCAAATCTGATCGGATGAGGCATCATATCTATCAGCATCAGGGGCAAGTGGGGGGGAATTTATTACGTGTTTCCCGGCTGGTCATTAGTGAACATACATATGAAGCGTTTCTCGATGGAGAAAAATTGGATTTGTCTACTAAAGAGTTTCAAATCCTACACTATCTTGTTCGCCATGCCAATCAAGTACTGACGAGGGAACAGGTGTATGCAAATGTATGGGGTGACGAGTTGGGGGATGTCCATACCGTAACCGTTCATATAAAAAATCTACGTAAGAAGTTAGGTAATAAACAAAATTATATTAAGACGGTGTGGGGTGTCGGATACAAGTTTATAGACGATGGGGGACACTTATGA
- a CDS encoding YfhH family protein, with amino-acid sequence MPTFGHMTRAELIEEIKRLEKEEHEKQHQDPTQTEVIRQRRYFALSYLVDPKEITLHTSYRVKGSCAPFTVQYLNGVMAWGNWCEDKQLQAIPLGRLEFSKRE; translated from the coding sequence ATGCCGACCTTTGGACACATGACACGAGCAGAGTTAATCGAGGAGATTAAACGCTTAGAGAAGGAAGAACATGAAAAACAACATCAAGACCCTACCCAGACAGAAGTAATCAGACAACGTCGCTACTTCGCCTTATCCTATCTTGTCGATCCTAAAGAAATCACCTTGCACACATCATATCGCGTCAAAGGAAGTTGCGCCCCTTTTACTGTCCAATATCTAAATGGGGTGATGGCATGGGGAAATTGGTGTGAAGATAAACAACTACAAGCGATCCCACTAGGAAGGTTAGAGTTCTCTAAGAGAGAATAA
- a CDS encoding sensor histidine kinase KdpD, producing the protein MKLKVKIPLIFLSMSLTIFLLLFLFVHLVVIDGVMERANKQMGELEPQERAIAADIGSLSAKGEEDIARFMEAKASEHQIALALYEPQSQQVVYKANHLQEGGRYMGPRTYPVWNNEEKLVGVLTVNRKLMMDDPRAIAVTMMVLVFILVIDFIMLTFVFHGMITYPLTRLNRRLDHFNLRHHREPLVTTRCDEIGSLYRQFSKMEERLVRSHREQVDMIAAIAHDLKTPLTTINGFIELILAHPDMTDEKKEEYIRLIGRKSYAITDLVDEFSAYAKDEATLQQMSMKSSLFHPFFSALIREYEVELSGLGHELIWECQLPEQVRVQMNEAMLQRVFANIFSNAVRYGQREHLTIFISGCVEKNGIRIRIEDDGVGVPENDQSQLFQMFFTVDQSRQRETGGTGLGLASSRAIVEQHGGQIRAYTASGGGLGITFTLPIEKKEIHEDK; encoded by the coding sequence ATGAAGCTAAAAGTGAAGATCCCTTTAATATTTTTGTCGATGTCTCTTACGATCTTTTTGTTGCTGTTTCTATTCGTTCATTTGGTTGTGATCGATGGGGTGATGGAAAGAGCCAATAAACAGATGGGCGAACTAGAGCCCCAAGAAAGAGCTATCGCAGCGGATATAGGGAGTTTATCCGCAAAGGGAGAGGAAGATATCGCCCGTTTTATGGAAGCGAAAGCGAGCGAGCATCAGATTGCCTTAGCGTTATATGAACCGCAATCGCAACAAGTTGTATATAAGGCGAATCATTTGCAAGAAGGGGGACGTTATATGGGGCCCCGTACATATCCTGTGTGGAATAATGAAGAGAAGTTGGTAGGTGTACTCACTGTTAATCGCAAGTTGATGATGGATGACCCGAGAGCGATTGCCGTTACCATGATGGTGTTGGTATTTATACTCGTAATTGATTTTATTATGCTTACCTTTGTGTTTCATGGCATGATTACTTATCCGTTAACGCGGCTTAATCGTCGTCTTGATCATTTTAACTTGCGTCATCATAGAGAACCTTTAGTAACAACGCGTTGTGATGAGATCGGGAGCTTGTACCGCCAGTTTAGTAAAATGGAAGAACGGCTAGTTCGCTCGCATCGTGAACAAGTGGATATGATTGCGGCGATTGCGCATGATTTGAAGACCCCGCTTACGACGATTAATGGGTTTATCGAGCTGATTTTAGCACATCCTGATATGACTGATGAGAAGAAAGAAGAATATATTCGTCTCATCGGGCGTAAATCTTATGCCATTACGGATTTGGTGGATGAGTTTTCTGCCTATGCGAAAGATGAAGCAACCCTGCAGCAAATGTCGATGAAATCTTCTTTATTTCACCCTTTTTTTTCTGCACTTATTCGTGAATATGAAGTTGAATTATCGGGGTTGGGTCATGAATTGATATGGGAGTGTCAGCTGCCAGAGCAGGTGAGAGTGCAGATGAATGAAGCGATGTTGCAACGCGTGTTTGCAAATATCTTTAGTAATGCAGTTCGATATGGGCAACGGGAACATCTTACAATCTTTATTAGTGGATGTGTTGAGAAAAATGGTATACGGATCCGTATTGAAGATGATGGAGTAGGGGTACCTGAGAATGATCAATCACAATTATTTCAGATGTTCTTCACCGTAGATCAATCACGCCAACGGGAAACAGGAGGCACAGGATTGGGGCTTGCTTCTAGTCGTGCGATTGTGGAACAGCATGGGGGGCAGATTCGGGCTTATACCGCAAGTGGTGGTGGCTTGGGCATTACTTTTACTCTTCCGATTGAGAAGAAGGAGATACATGAGGATAAGTGA
- a CDS encoding DUF2512 family protein translates to MNGWIKWALFSTVLLGFSRYHTGVYFKGRGEPLLIAALFAIVGHYADRFVLPRWGNLRSATAGTLFMIVMLWMQQWLFSSARIRLSSAALIGSLFGCYEVGVHHFLLSTRPGARIKLNG, encoded by the coding sequence GTGAATGGATGGATAAAATGGGCATTATTCTCCACTGTTTTGCTTGGTTTTTCTCGTTATCACACGGGCGTTTATTTTAAGGGAAGAGGAGAACCTCTCCTGATTGCAGCTTTGTTTGCGATTGTGGGACATTATGCAGATCGCTTTGTGTTACCAAGGTGGGGCAACCTTCGTTCGGCGACTGCGGGGACGTTATTTATGATTGTGATGTTATGGATGCAACAGTGGTTGTTTTCGTCTGCACGAATACGGTTATCGAGCGCTGCTCTCATAGGTTCCCTGTTTGGCTGTTATGAAGTGGGAGTGCATCATTTCTTGCTCAGTACTCGTCCTGGAGCGCGAATCAAACTGAATGGCTAA
- a CDS encoding 4-hydroxy-3-methylbut-2-enyl diphosphate reductase — protein MEVVRIAPRGYCYGVVDAMVIARQAADNPDLPRPIYILGMIVHNRHVTDAFEDLGIVTLDGPNRLEILEQVEKGTVIFTAHGVSPEVRQRAEEKGLVCIDATCPDVTNTHDLILDKVNNGYEVVYIGKKGHPEPEGALGVAPGKVHLVETLADVDALDIGAENIMITNQTTMSQWDTMDLMIKIREKYPHADPHKEICMATQERQEAVAEQAKGNDLVLVVGDPRSNNSNRLAQVSEEIAGVEAHRIADVTEIDPEWLKGKQQIGVTAGASTPTPVTREVIKYLEEFDEHNPDTWQPERTINKKKLLPPVRKKGTERKQARK, from the coding sequence ATGGAAGTAGTGAGAATCGCCCCTCGTGGGTATTGTTATGGCGTGGTAGATGCGATGGTGATTGCGCGGCAAGCGGCAGACAATCCAGATTTGCCTCGTCCGATATATATATTGGGAATGATTGTTCATAATCGTCATGTTACAGATGCATTTGAAGACCTTGGAATAGTGACACTAGATGGTCCTAATCGTCTTGAGATCTTGGAACAAGTGGAGAAGGGGACGGTTATTTTCACTGCACACGGGGTCTCCCCGGAGGTGCGCCAACGTGCGGAGGAGAAAGGCCTTGTCTGTATTGATGCCACCTGCCCTGATGTAACGAACACCCATGATTTAATCTTGGATAAAGTGAATAATGGTTACGAAGTGGTTTATATCGGGAAAAAAGGTCATCCAGAACCAGAGGGTGCACTAGGGGTGGCACCGGGGAAAGTTCATCTGGTAGAAACGTTAGCTGATGTAGATGCGCTCGATATTGGGGCAGAGAATATTATGATTACAAACCAAACGACGATGAGTCAATGGGATACGATGGATTTAATGATCAAGATACGTGAAAAGTACCCTCATGCGGATCCGCACAAGGAAATTTGTATGGCGACACAAGAGCGGCAGGAAGCGGTTGCGGAGCAGGCGAAAGGGAACGATCTCGTATTGGTAGTAGGTGATCCACGCAGCAACAACTCCAATCGCTTGGCGCAGGTATCGGAAGAGATCGCTGGTGTGGAAGCACATCGTATTGCTGATGTGACAGAGATAGATCCTGAGTGGTTAAAAGGGAAACAGCAAATTGGTGTAACCGCAGGGGCATCCACGCCGACTCCAGTCACTCGTGAAGTGATAAAGTATCTGGAAGAGTTTGATGAGCATAACCCTGATACGTGGCAACCTGAGCGCACAATTAATAAAAAGAAACTGCTCCCTCCTGTACGGAAGAAGGGGACGGAACGCAAGCAAGCTCGGAAGTAA
- a CDS encoding MMPL family transporter, with product MQKILKIRVILFVAWIVITAAALFLMPNLEQLVKEKGDPEIPAEYSSQVAADLQKEMNEGSTEGKDLTFMVVFNADDKLSQSQLGDIEEGLSKLERERSELGITDMLTHMDNEELKDQLISENGSTVLASLKVGKGDRSVAEARADVENALSDVDVTHYLTGPELITEDMAETTLEGVKKTEIFTVIFIIIVLIIIFRSPITPLISLLTVGISYLVSLSIIANLVENIDFPFANFTQVFLVLVLFGIGTDYNILLFSRFKEEMGQHRSTTRAVLETYRTAGKTVLYSGLAVMIGFSGLYFAQFSIYKAGAAVAIGVFTLLAVLFTVLPFFFVILGPKMFWPSKTDGGHKQSRIWGGMSAKSVKRPIIAIIIVVLLSSPILFFYDGSLSYNNLDEVGSEYNSVKGFNKVSDNFGPGESMPTSIVLKSDDSLESDEALALIDEITGALRHIEGVKDVYSPTRPKGERIEDLYVQEQTGKTEEGLGEAQEGLDQIESGLGEASEGGFDSVGQLISATEQIRAGLQQMSAQLEQQSDPNAAANAKKLAAGAAELSAGLTELNKGMAQINKSYDDLYKGYSQLENQYRRSASELDQVRNDLNARFAGIQTATGQIAAENPDVANSAAFRNLQSEITSSADSIKKLNVQVITLTEVNKKHKEATAGLAEINKELKKIEQAQAQLAEGAKELEGGVNQVVAGLEQGIGGQQQLISALNQAEQGLGKVNDGQRKLSAGLNELEEGLAKSTEGLSEISGGLEDAQDFLAQLASTEATMRFFVPADVKEDKEFQEVLDAYMSDDRKIMEWRVILEEDPYSEAAIDTIGEVQNLVDAKTKSTIFEDATYGVGGTSSMNRDLSNISTSDLTRTALFMFGGIALMLLWILRSFWNTVYILGSLSLAYFIALAFGEQAFTVFFADYAGLSWTIPFFSLIMIVALGVDYSIFLMMRYKESEGVSASASIVNAAKNIGAVVISAAVILCGTFAALYPSGVLSLLQIATVVIVGLALLAVFFLPVLLPALISIQERINRPLSHERRKDDELAQEEV from the coding sequence ATGCAAAAAATCTTAAAGATACGAGTGATTCTGTTCGTCGCATGGATCGTGATAACGGCGGCAGCTCTATTTTTGATGCCTAACTTAGAGCAATTAGTAAAGGAGAAGGGGGATCCAGAGATCCCGGCGGAATACTCTTCGCAGGTAGCTGCTGATTTACAAAAAGAGATGAATGAAGGGTCTACTGAAGGTAAGGACCTCACCTTTATGGTGGTTTTTAATGCTGATGATAAATTATCGCAATCGCAGTTAGGAGATATCGAAGAGGGTCTTTCCAAACTGGAGCGTGAAAGAAGTGAGCTCGGTATAACGGATATGCTGACTCATATGGACAATGAAGAATTAAAAGATCAGCTGATCTCTGAAAACGGGTCTACCGTTCTCGCCTCTTTAAAAGTTGGGAAAGGGGATCGCAGTGTTGCTGAGGCACGAGCAGATGTAGAGAATGCTCTGTCTGATGTAGATGTGACGCATTATTTGACTGGTCCGGAATTAATTACGGAGGATATGGCGGAGACGACACTGGAAGGGGTAAAGAAAACGGAGATATTTACGGTAATCTTTATCATTATCGTGCTAATTATTATTTTTCGCTCTCCGATTACGCCATTGATCTCCTTGTTAACGGTAGGGATTTCGTACTTGGTCTCACTATCGATCATCGCTAACCTCGTTGAAAACATTGATTTTCCGTTCGCCAACTTTACGCAAGTCTTCCTGGTGCTTGTTTTGTTTGGGATTGGGACGGATTATAATATATTGCTGTTCTCTCGTTTTAAAGAAGAGATGGGTCAACATCGTTCCACCACCCGGGCGGTACTAGAGACGTATCGTACAGCTGGGAAGACCGTATTATATAGCGGACTTGCTGTTATGATCGGTTTTAGTGGTTTATATTTTGCGCAGTTTTCTATCTATAAAGCAGGAGCAGCTGTAGCTATTGGTGTATTTACGTTATTGGCTGTACTGTTTACGGTACTTCCATTTTTCTTCGTCATTCTTGGCCCCAAGATGTTTTGGCCGTCCAAAACAGATGGTGGACACAAACAGAGTCGTATTTGGGGTGGGATGTCGGCGAAGTCTGTGAAACGGCCCATTATTGCAATCATTATTGTCGTCCTACTCAGCTCCCCAATCTTATTTTTCTATGATGGATCGCTATCCTACAACAACCTGGATGAGGTAGGGAGCGAATACAACTCCGTTAAAGGTTTTAATAAGGTCTCTGATAACTTTGGCCCGGGTGAATCTATGCCGACCAGTATTGTGCTTAAATCGGATGATTCGCTCGAATCAGATGAGGCGCTTGCCTTGATTGATGAAATAACTGGGGCTTTACGACATATAGAGGGTGTGAAAGATGTTTACTCTCCTACTCGCCCTAAGGGAGAACGGATTGAAGACCTGTATGTGCAAGAGCAAACAGGTAAAACGGAAGAGGGCTTAGGAGAAGCGCAAGAAGGGCTTGATCAAATCGAAAGTGGCTTGGGAGAGGCAAGTGAAGGTGGATTTGACAGCGTTGGTCAATTAATTTCTGCAACGGAACAAATCCGTGCTGGCCTGCAACAGATGAGTGCTCAGTTAGAGCAACAGTCAGATCCCAATGCAGCCGCTAATGCGAAAAAATTAGCAGCGGGAGCAGCCGAATTAAGTGCAGGGCTTACAGAACTTAATAAAGGCATGGCTCAAATTAATAAAAGTTATGATGATCTGTATAAGGGTTACAGCCAGCTAGAAAATCAGTATCGCCGTTCGGCTTCTGAATTAGACCAGGTGCGAAATGATCTAAATGCACGCTTTGCGGGTATACAAACAGCTACGGGTCAAATTGCAGCTGAAAACCCAGATGTGGCAAATAGCGCGGCCTTTAGGAATTTGCAATCTGAAATAACATCAAGTGCCGACTCCATTAAAAAGCTAAATGTGCAAGTGATTACTCTGACTGAAGTAAATAAGAAGCATAAAGAAGCAACTGCGGGATTGGCAGAGATTAATAAAGAGTTAAAGAAAATCGAACAAGCACAAGCACAACTTGCAGAAGGTGCGAAGGAGTTGGAGGGAGGGGTTAATCAGGTTGTCGCCGGTCTTGAACAGGGGATAGGTGGACAACAGCAGTTAATTAGTGCTCTCAACCAGGCAGAACAAGGATTGGGTAAAGTAAACGATGGTCAGCGCAAATTGAGCGCTGGGTTAAATGAATTGGAAGAAGGGCTTGCTAAGAGTACAGAAGGGTTATCAGAGATCTCAGGCGGATTAGAAGATGCTCAAGATTTCCTAGCACAGCTCGCTAGTACGGAAGCGACCATGCGTTTCTTCGTCCCTGCAGATGTAAAAGAGGATAAGGAATTTCAAGAGGTACTAGATGCCTACATGTCGGATGACCGTAAAATTATGGAGTGGCGTGTCATTCTCGAAGAGGATCCTTACTCTGAAGCGGCGATTGATACCATTGGTGAAGTACAGAACCTTGTAGATGCAAAAACGAAGAGCACGATTTTTGAGGATGCTACCTATGGAGTTGGTGGCACCAGTTCAATGAACCGCGATCTTAGCAATATTTCTACAAGCGATCTCACGCGAACTGCACTCTTTATGTTTGGTGGAATTGCGCTCATGTTATTGTGGATCCTGCGTTCTTTCTGGAATACGGTATATATTCTCGGTTCGCTATCTCTGGCTTACTTTATTGCCCTAGCATTTGGTGAACAGGCATTTACTGTCTTCTTCGCTGATTACGCAGGATTATCGTGGACGATTCCATTCTTCTCCCTCATCATGATCGTCGCCTTGGGAGTGGATTACAGTATCTTCCTGATGATGAGGTACAAAGAGAGCGAAGGAGTATCCGCCAGTGCTTCTATCGTAAATGCTGCGAAAAATATTGGTGCAGTCGTCATCTCAGCTGCGGTGATCTTGTGTGGTACTTTTGCTGCCTTGTACCCATCAGGGGTGTTATCGCTGTTACAAATAGCAACAGTGGTTATCGTCGGCTTAGCATTGCTAGCGGTCTTTTTCCTCCCAGTGCTCTTGCCAGCATTGATCTCTATACAGGAACGGATTAATCGACCGCTCTCGCACGAACGCAGAAAAGATGATGAGTTAGCTCAGGAAGAAGTGTAA